In one window of Pseudomonas benzenivorans DNA:
- a CDS encoding valine--tRNA ligase, whose product MDKTYQPHAIETALYQNWEANNYFAPQGSGEPYTIMIPPPNVTGSLHMGHGFNNSIMDALIRFRRMQGRNTLWQPGTDHAGIATQMVVERQLAADGISRHDLGREKFLEKVWEWKEQSGGTITRQIRRLGSSVDWSRERFTMDEGLSEAVKEAFVRLHEDGLIYRGKRLVNWDTKFHTAISDLEVENHDEKGSLWNLRYPLADGHTTADGKHYLIVATTRPETMLGDAAVAVHPEDERYKALIGSFVELPLVGRRIPIIADDYCDPEFGTGCVKITPAHDFNDYEVGKRHNLPLINIFDKNAAVLAQAQVFNLDGSVNAEFDTTLPADYAGLDRFEARKQIVAAFEAAGLLEKIDEHALKVPKGDRSGTVIEPWLTDQWYVSTKPLAEPAIKAVEDGSIQFVPKQYENMYFSWMRDIQDWCISRQLWWGHRIPAWYDEAGNVFVGRDEAEVRAKHNLGEQPLRQDEDVLDTWFSSGLWTFSTLGWPQQTEALKTFHPTDVLVTGFDIIFFWVARMVMLTLHLVKNADGSAQVPFKTVYVHGLVRDSQGHKMSKSKGNVLDPLDIVDGIDLEALVTKRTSGMMQPKLAEKIAKQTRAEFPEGIAAYGTDALRFTNLALASTGRDIKFDMGRVEGYRNFCNKIWNAANFVIENTDGQDTGVGGEPVELSAVDRWIISALQRTEAEVTRHLDAFRFDMAAQTLYEFIWDEYCAWYLELVKPVLWDEHAPIERQRGTRRTLVRVLEVALRLAHPFMPFITEEIWQRIKGAAGASGDTLMLQPWPVANESRIDAAAEGDIEWVKALMLGLRQIRGEMKISMAKRIDIILKNASELDQRRLADNLPLLNKLAKLESVRVLAAGEEAPMSATALVGEMEVLVPMAGLIDKAAELARLDKEIARLDGEVKRVGGKLANQGFVAKAPAEVLDKERAKLAEAEQALAKLAEQRARIASL is encoded by the coding sequence ATGGACAAGACCTACCAGCCGCACGCCATTGAAACCGCCCTGTACCAGAACTGGGAGGCGAACAACTACTTCGCCCCCCAGGGCTCGGGCGAGCCCTACACCATCATGATCCCGCCGCCGAACGTCACCGGCAGCCTGCACATGGGCCATGGTTTCAACAATTCGATCATGGACGCGCTGATCCGTTTCCGTCGCATGCAGGGCCGCAACACCCTGTGGCAACCGGGCACCGACCACGCCGGCATCGCCACCCAGATGGTGGTCGAGCGCCAGCTGGCCGCCGACGGCATCAGCCGCCACGACCTGGGCCGGGAGAAGTTCCTGGAGAAGGTCTGGGAGTGGAAGGAACAGTCCGGCGGCACCATCACCCGGCAGATCCGCCGCCTGGGCAGCTCGGTGGACTGGTCGCGCGAGCGCTTCACCATGGACGAGGGCCTGTCGGAAGCCGTTAAAGAAGCCTTCGTGCGCCTGCACGAGGACGGCCTGATCTACCGCGGCAAGCGCCTGGTCAACTGGGACACTAAGTTCCACACCGCCATCTCCGACCTGGAGGTGGAGAACCACGACGAGAAGGGCTCGCTGTGGAATTTGCGCTACCCCCTGGCCGACGGCCACACCACCGCCGACGGCAAGCACTACCTGATCGTCGCCACCACTCGCCCGGAGACCATGCTGGGTGACGCCGCGGTGGCCGTGCACCCCGAGGACGAGCGTTACAAGGCGCTGATCGGCAGCTTCGTCGAGCTACCCCTGGTCGGCCGGCGCATTCCCATCATCGCCGACGACTACTGCGACCCCGAGTTCGGTACCGGCTGCGTGAAGATCACCCCGGCCCACGACTTCAACGACTATGAAGTGGGCAAGCGCCACAACCTGCCGCTGATCAACATCTTCGACAAGAACGCCGCGGTGCTGGCACAGGCCCAGGTGTTCAACCTGGACGGCAGCGTCAACGCCGAGTTCGACACCACCCTGCCGGCGGACTACGCCGGCCTCGACCGTTTCGAGGCGCGCAAGCAAATCGTCGCCGCCTTCGAGGCCGCAGGCCTCTTGGAGAAGATCGACGAGCACGCGCTCAAGGTGCCCAAGGGCGACCGTTCCGGCACCGTGATCGAGCCCTGGCTCACCGACCAGTGGTATGTCTCCACCAAGCCGCTGGCCGAGCCGGCGATCAAGGCCGTGGAAGACGGCAGCATTCAGTTCGTGCCCAAGCAGTACGAGAACATGTACTTCTCCTGGATGCGCGACATCCAGGACTGGTGCATCAGCCGCCAGCTGTGGTGGGGCCACCGCATCCCGGCCTGGTACGACGAGGCGGGCAACGTCTTTGTGGGCCGCGACGAGGCCGAGGTACGGGCCAAGCACAACCTGGGTGAGCAGCCGCTGCGCCAGGACGAGGACGTGCTCGACACCTGGTTCAGCTCCGGCCTGTGGACCTTCTCCACCCTCGGCTGGCCGCAGCAGACCGAGGCGCTGAAGACCTTCCACCCCACGGATGTGCTGGTCACCGGCTTCGACATCATCTTCTTCTGGGTCGCGCGCATGGTCATGCTGACCCTGCACCTGGTGAAGAACGCCGACGGCAGCGCCCAGGTGCCGTTCAAGACCGTCTACGTCCACGGCCTGGTACGCGACAGCCAGGGCCACAAGATGTCCAAGTCCAAGGGCAATGTGCTCGACCCGCTGGACATAGTCGACGGCATCGATCTGGAGGCCCTGGTGACCAAGCGCACCAGCGGCATGATGCAGCCCAAGCTGGCGGAGAAGATCGCCAAGCAGACCCGCGCCGAGTTCCCCGAGGGCATCGCCGCCTACGGCACCGACGCCCTGCGCTTCACCAACCTGGCGCTGGCCTCCACCGGCCGCGACATCAAGTTCGACATGGGCCGGGTCGAGGGCTACCGCAACTTCTGCAACAAGATCTGGAACGCCGCCAACTTCGTCATCGAAAACACCGATGGCCAGGACACCGGCGTAGGCGGCGAGCCCGTGGAGCTGTCCGCGGTGGACCGCTGGATCATCTCCGCCCTGCAGCGCACCGAGGCCGAGGTCACCCGCCACCTCGACGCCTTCCGCTTCGACATGGCCGCCCAGACCCTGTACGAGTTCATCTGGGACGAGTACTGCGCCTGGTACCTGGAGCTGGTCAAGCCGGTGCTGTGGGACGAGCACGCCCCCATCGAGCGCCAGCGCGGCACCCGCCGCACCCTGGTGCGCGTGCTGGAAGTGGCGCTGCGCCTGGCCCACCCCTTCATGCCCTTCATCACCGAGGAGATCTGGCAACGGATCAAGGGCGCCGCCGGCGCCAGCGGCGACACCCTGATGCTGCAACCCTGGCCGGTGGCCAACGAGAGCCGCATCGATGCGGCTGCCGAGGGCGACATCGAATGGGTCAAGGCGCTGATGCTGGGCCTGCGCCAGATCCGCGGCGAGATGAAGATCTCCATGGCCAAGCGCATCGATATCATCCTCAAGAACGCCAGCGAGCTGGACCAGCGCCGCCTGGCCGACAACCTGCCGCTGCTCAACAAGCTGGCCAAGCTGGAGTCGGTGCGGGTACTGGCGGCCGGCGAGGAAGCGCCGATGTCCGCCACCGCCCTGGTCGGCGAGATGGAAGTGCTGGTGCCCATGGCCGGGCTGATCGACAAGGCCGCCGAACTGGCGCGCCTGGACAAGGAGATCGCCCGCCTGGACGGCGAGGTCAAGCGGGTCGGCGGCAAGCTGGCCAACCAGGGTTTCGTCGCCAAGGCCCCGGCCGAGGTGCTGGACAAGGAGCGCGCCAAGCTGGCCGAGGCCGAGCAGGCCCTGGCCAAGCTGGCCGAACAGCGCGCACGCATCGCCAGCCTCTAA
- a CDS encoding winged helix-turn-helix domain-containing protein: protein MDVSKTKTSFYRRLYVAWLIDSGAARSVPALMAATGMPRRTAQDTLAALADLDIDCAFVQQPGERNNAGHYEIRDWGAIDPAWIARHQSRIKAILGYP, encoded by the coding sequence ATGGACGTGAGCAAGACCAAGACCAGCTTCTACCGCCGCCTCTATGTGGCCTGGCTGATCGACAGTGGCGCCGCCCGCAGCGTGCCGGCGCTGATGGCCGCCACCGGCATGCCGCGGCGCACCGCCCAGGACACCCTGGCCGCCCTGGCCGACCTGGACATCGACTGCGCCTTCGTCCAGCAGCCGGGCGAGCGCAACAACGCCGGGCACTACGAAATCCGCGACTGGGGCGCCATCGACCCGGCCTGGATCGCCCGCCACCAGTCGCGGATCAAGGCCATACTGGGCTACCCCTGA
- a CDS encoding DNA polymerase III subunit chi gives MDKPKPPQKPTQLLNDLESIRELLGDQDLEPPLLVDALDPDAIPVLSDIVSAPPTPVPAPAPSYRPAVAEPAPTAGLRNTLEQAVQRDSGAELKKLDNELRAAAQLILQDVIDDFVPQIEAELKRRLEARLTRLLPPRRN, from the coding sequence ATGGACAAACCCAAACCACCGCAGAAACCCACGCAACTGCTGAACGACCTGGAGTCGATCCGCGAACTGCTGGGCGACCAGGACCTCGAGCCGCCGTTGCTGGTCGACGCCCTCGACCCCGACGCCATTCCCGTGCTCTCCGACATCGTCAGCGCCCCGCCCACTCCCGTGCCGGCGCCCGCCCCCAGCTACCGTCCCGCGGTTGCCGAGCCGGCCCCCACAGCCGGACTGCGCAACACCCTGGAGCAGGCGGTGCAGCGTGACAGCGGCGCCGAGCTGAAGAAGCTCGACAACGAACTGCGTGCCGCCGCCCAGCTGATCCTGCAGGATGTCATCGACGACTTCGTGCCGCAGATCGAGGCCGAACTGAAACGCCGCCTGGAGGCGCGCCTGACCCGCCTGCTGCCGCCGCGGCGCAACTAG
- a CDS encoding DNA polymerase III subunit chi: MPRIEFYVLSSVTPGERLRAACQLAMKAWRAGLPVFLRATDSAQCAELDELLWRFKAETFVPHDLHQDDPRAPVVIGLDEEPATEQGVLINLNPSLSPFIERFSRIIEIVNQEPDLLTACRENFRSYRQRGYDPQRVEL, from the coding sequence ATGCCCCGAATAGAGTTCTACGTACTCTCCTCCGTCACCCCGGGCGAGCGCCTGCGCGCCGCCTGCCAGCTGGCGATGAAGGCCTGGCGCGCCGGCCTGCCGGTGTTCCTGCGCGCCACCGACTCGGCGCAGTGCGCCGAGCTGGATGAGCTGCTGTGGCGCTTCAAGGCGGAGACCTTCGTACCCCACGACCTGCATCAGGACGACCCGCGCGCCCCGGTGGTGATCGGCCTGGACGAGGAGCCGGCCACCGAGCAGGGCGTGCTGATCAACCTCAACCCGAGCCTGTCGCCCTTTATCGAGCGTTTCAGCCGGATCATCGAGATCGTCAACCAGGAGCCGGACCTGTTGACCGCCTGCCGGGAGAATTTCCGCAGCTACCGCCAGCGCGGCTATGATCCGCAACGAGTCGAGCTCTAA
- a CDS encoding leucyl aminopeptidase, whose translation MEFLAKSARPETLKTATLVIAVGEGRKLGETATAVDNACSGAISALLKRGDLAGKLGQTLLAHNLAGLKAERVLLVGSGKDAELSDRQLRKLIGAAHAVLKGLGGGDAVLALQDLAVKGRDAYGKTRLIVETLADGDYQFDRFKSQKAEPRALKKLTLSCDKADLADVERAARHAQAIAAGMAFTKDLGNLPPNLCHPSYLAEEARGLAKAHKNLKVEVLDEKKLKELGAGAFLAVAQGSEQPPRMIVLNYQGGKKTDKPFVLVGKGITFDTGGISIKPAAGMDEMKYDMCGAASVFGTLKAVLELQLPINLVCLLACAENMPSGRATRPGDIVTSMSGQTVEILNTDAEGRLVLCDTLTYAERFKPQAVIDIATLTGACIVALGGNTSGLMGNDDELIQQLLAAGQSADDRAWQLPLFDEYQEQLDSPFADIANIGGPKAGTITAGCFLSRFAKKYHWAHLDIAGTAWISGGKEKGATGRPVPLLTQYLLDRSQA comes from the coding sequence ATGGAATTTCTCGCCAAAAGCGCTCGCCCGGAAACCCTGAAAACCGCCACCCTGGTTATCGCCGTCGGCGAGGGACGCAAGCTCGGTGAAACGGCGACCGCTGTCGACAACGCCTGCTCCGGTGCGATCAGCGCCCTGCTCAAGCGCGGCGACCTGGCCGGCAAACTCGGCCAGACCCTGCTGGCACACAACCTGGCCGGCCTCAAGGCCGAGCGCGTGCTGCTGGTCGGCAGCGGCAAGGACGCCGAGCTGTCCGACCGCCAACTGCGCAAATTGATCGGCGCCGCCCACGCCGTGCTCAAGGGCCTCGGCGGTGGCGACGCGGTGCTGGCGCTGCAGGACCTGGCCGTCAAGGGCCGCGACGCCTATGGCAAGACCCGTTTAATCGTAGAGACCCTGGCCGACGGCGACTACCAGTTCGACCGTTTCAAGAGCCAGAAGGCCGAACCCCGTGCCCTGAAGAAGCTGACCCTGAGCTGCGACAAGGCCGACCTGGCGGATGTCGAGCGTGCCGCCCGGCATGCCCAGGCCATCGCCGCCGGCATGGCCTTCACCAAGGACCTGGGCAACCTGCCGCCGAACCTGTGCCACCCCAGCTACCTGGCCGAGGAGGCCAGGGGTCTGGCCAAGGCGCACAAGAACCTCAAGGTCGAGGTTCTCGACGAGAAGAAGCTCAAGGAGTTGGGCGCCGGCGCCTTCCTCGCCGTGGCCCAGGGCAGCGAGCAGCCGCCGCGGATGATCGTGCTCAACTACCAGGGCGGCAAGAAGACCGACAAACCCTTCGTCCTGGTCGGCAAGGGCATTACCTTCGACACCGGCGGCATCAGCATCAAGCCAGCGGCCGGCATGGACGAGATGAAGTACGACATGTGCGGCGCCGCCAGCGTGTTCGGCACCCTGAAAGCCGTGCTCGAACTGCAGCTGCCGATCAACCTGGTGTGCCTGCTGGCCTGCGCCGAGAATATGCCCAGCGGTCGCGCCACCCGCCCCGGCGACATCGTCACCAGCATGAGCGGGCAGACCGTGGAGATCCTCAACACCGACGCCGAAGGCCGCCTGGTGCTGTGCGATACCCTGACCTACGCCGAACGCTTCAAGCCCCAGGCGGTGATCGACATCGCCACCCTCACCGGCGCCTGCATCGTCGCCCTGGGCGGCAACACCTCGGGCCTGATGGGCAACGACGACGAGCTGATCCAGCAACTGCTGGCCGCCGGCCAGAGCGCCGACGACCGCGCCTGGCAGCTGCCGCTGTTCGACGAGTACCAGGAGCAGCTGGACAGCCCCTTCGCCGACATCGCCAACATCGGCGGCCCCAAGGCCGGCACCATCACCGCCGGCTGCTTCCTCTCGCGCTTCGCCAAGAAGTACCACTGGGCCCACCTGGACATCGCCGGCACCGCCTGGATCAGCGGCGGCAAGGAAAAAGGCGCCACCGGTCGCCCGGTGCCGCTGCTGACCCAGTACCTGCTCGATCGTAGCCAGGCGTAA
- a CDS encoding VTT domain-containing protein gives MRSSRRLLLVILFLLALFLLFELLGIRAQFSLEWLQDLILMHPVAGLLLFVLLFALGNLIQIPGWLFLAAAVLALGRLYGGLATYLAACLSCIFTFFTIRYLGGNALRELDSRLARRLLAGLDRHPLASIVTLRMLFQTVPALNYSLALSGVRFRHYLLGTLLGLPLPIALYCLFFDYLAMWLNIANG, from the coding sequence ATGCGCAGCTCCCGCCGCCTGCTGCTGGTGATCCTGTTCCTGCTGGCGCTGTTCCTGCTGTTCGAACTGCTCGGCATTCGTGCCCAGTTCAGCCTGGAGTGGCTGCAGGACCTGATCCTGATGCACCCGGTCGCCGGCCTGCTGCTGTTCGTCCTGCTGTTCGCCCTGGGCAACCTGATCCAGATTCCCGGCTGGCTGTTCCTCGCCGCCGCGGTGCTGGCCCTGGGCCGCCTGTACGGCGGCCTGGCCACCTACCTGGCCGCCTGCCTCTCCTGCATCTTCACCTTCTTCACCATCCGCTATCTGGGCGGCAACGCCCTGCGCGAACTGGACAGTCGCCTGGCCAGACGCCTGCTGGCCGGCCTCGACCGTCACCCGCTGGCCAGCATCGTCACCCTGCGCATGCTGTTCCAGACCGTGCCGGCACTGAACTACAGCCTCGCCCTGTCCGGCGTGCGCTTTCGCCACTACCTGCTCGGCACCCTGCTCGGCCTGCCGCTGCCCATCGCCCTGTATTGCCTGTTCTTCGATTACCTGGCGATGTGGCTGAATATCGCTAACGGCTAG
- the nhaC gene encoding Na+/H+ antiporter NhaC encodes MTTPRSPSLLDALLPIGVLVVLLSLSVYLYGDASSSGPNQIALICAAFVAGLVGLKNGLRWAQIEDGILAGIQMAMKANLILLAVGALIGTWILAGTVPTMIWLGLKLISAEYFYATSCLICALTALSIGSSWTVAGTLGIGLMGVAAGLGLDPAITAGAIISGAYFGDKLSPLSDTTNLAPAAAGAELFAHIRLMARTSVPALLLALALFFGLGQQAGGEQDTARIAAVLQALEGQFELGWHLLLPVALLLFLAVRQWAAFPSVFLGALVGALFALLFQPEVMSRLADPAAGALAPLKTVWSALFAGYQSSSGNEALDGLLSKGGMASMLTTIWLIICAMCFGGVLERLGLLQRLLHSTLHLARSTSSLIACTITTTIGTNVITADQYIALVLPGRMYRAEYEKRGLAPVTLSRALEDGGTLTSVLIPWNTCGAYMAATLGVATLSYLPFCFFNLIMPLLALSLAFIAPPQPLSGEAQAAGA; translated from the coding sequence ATGACCACCCCACGCTCCCCCTCCCTGCTCGATGCCCTGCTGCCGATTGGCGTGCTGGTGGTATTGCTGAGCCTGTCCGTCTACCTCTATGGCGACGCCTCCTCCAGCGGGCCGAACCAGATCGCCCTGATCTGCGCCGCCTTCGTCGCCGGCCTGGTCGGCCTGAAGAACGGTCTGCGCTGGGCACAGATCGAGGACGGCATCCTCGCCGGCATCCAGATGGCGATGAAGGCCAACCTGATCCTCCTGGCGGTCGGCGCCCTGATCGGCACCTGGATTCTCGCCGGCACCGTGCCGACCATGATCTGGCTCGGCCTCAAGCTGATCTCGGCCGAGTATTTCTACGCCACCAGTTGCCTGATCTGCGCCCTCACCGCCCTGTCGATCGGCAGCTCCTGGACGGTGGCCGGGACCCTCGGCATCGGCCTGATGGGGGTCGCCGCCGGCCTCGGCCTGGACCCGGCGATCACCGCCGGGGCGATCATCTCCGGCGCCTATTTCGGCGACAAGCTGTCGCCCCTGTCGGACACCACCAACCTGGCACCGGCCGCAGCCGGCGCGGAGCTGTTCGCCCATATCCGCCTGATGGCGCGCACCTCGGTGCCGGCCCTGTTGCTGGCCCTGGCGCTGTTCTTCGGCCTCGGCCAGCAGGCCGGCGGCGAGCAGGACACCGCGCGCATCGCCGCGGTGCTGCAGGCGCTGGAAGGCCAGTTCGAACTGGGCTGGCACCTGCTGCTGCCGGTGGCCCTGCTGCTGTTCCTGGCGGTGCGCCAATGGGCGGCCTTCCCCTCGGTGTTTCTCGGCGCCCTGGTCGGCGCGCTGTTCGCGCTGCTGTTCCAGCCGGAGGTGATGAGCCGCCTGGCCGACCCTGCCGCCGGCGCCCTGGCGCCGCTGAAGACGGTGTGGAGTGCACTGTTCGCCGGCTACCAGTCCAGCAGCGGCAACGAGGCCCTGGACGGCCTGCTGTCCAAGGGCGGCATGGCCAGCATGCTCACCACCATCTGGCTGATCATCTGCGCCATGTGCTTCGGCGGCGTGCTGGAGCGCCTCGGCCTGCTGCAGCGCCTGCTGCACAGCACCCTGCACCTGGCCAGGAGCACCAGCAGCCTGATCGCCTGTACCATCACCACCACCATCGGCACCAACGTCATCACCGCCGACCAGTACATCGCCCTGGTCCTGCCCGGGCGCATGTACCGGGCGGAGTACGAGAAGCGCGGCCTGGCCCCGGTGACCCTGTCGCGGGCCCTGGAAGACGGCGGTACCCTGACCTCGGTGCTAATCCCCTGGAACACCTGCGGCGCCTATATGGCGGCGACGCTCGGGGTGGCGACCCTCAGCTACCTGCCCTTCTGCTTCTTCAACCTGATCATGCCGCTGCTGGCCCTGAGCCTGGCCTTCATCGCGCCGCCGCAACCACTCTCCGGCGAGGCGCAGGCTGCCGGCGCCTGA
- the lptF gene encoding LPS export ABC transporter permease LptF: MIVFRYLSREVLVTLSAVSAVLLVIIMSGRFIKYLAQAAQGLLDPGVLFLIMGFRLPGFLQLILPLGLFLGILLAYGRLYLDSEMTVLSATGMSQQRLLVYSLAPALLVALLVAWLSLGLAPQGVAGQMRILNEQEALTEFDTLVPGRFQAMKDGSRVTYTQELSEDRGQLGGIFISEKRFSRDGGKERGITVLVAESGRQELQADGSRYLILENGYRYDGNPGQADYRAIQYDTYGVLLPKPSVSGEVSEREAVPTRELFGSDNVRLQSELQWRLSIPLLVFVVTLLAVPLSRVNPRQGRFLKLLPAVFLYMAYLALLIAARGALDKGKIPQSLGLWWVHGVFVLIGLLLLYWEPLRLKWASRRAVREVASG; encoded by the coding sequence TTGATCGTCTTCCGTTATCTATCCCGTGAGGTCTTGGTCACCCTGAGTGCGGTAAGTGCCGTGCTGCTGGTGATCATCATGAGTGGCCGTTTCATCAAGTACCTGGCGCAGGCGGCGCAAGGCCTGCTGGACCCGGGAGTGCTGTTCCTGATCATGGGCTTTCGCCTGCCGGGCTTCCTCCAGCTGATCCTGCCGCTGGGGCTGTTCCTCGGCATCCTGCTGGCCTACGGGCGGCTCTACCTGGACAGCGAGATGACCGTGCTGTCGGCCACCGGCATGAGTCAGCAGCGCCTGCTGGTCTACAGCCTGGCGCCGGCGCTGCTGGTGGCATTGTTGGTGGCCTGGTTGAGCCTGGGCCTGGCGCCCCAGGGCGTTGCCGGGCAGATGCGCATCCTCAACGAGCAGGAGGCCCTGACCGAGTTCGATACCCTGGTGCCGGGGCGCTTTCAGGCCATGAAGGACGGTTCGCGGGTGACCTACACCCAGGAGCTGTCCGAGGATCGCGGTCAGCTGGGCGGTATCTTCATCTCCGAGAAGCGCTTCTCCCGCGATGGCGGCAAGGAGCGCGGCATCACCGTGCTGGTGGCCGAAAGCGGGCGCCAGGAGCTGCAGGCCGACGGCAGCCGCTACCTGATTCTGGAGAACGGCTATCGCTACGACGGCAATCCCGGTCAGGCCGACTACCGAGCGATCCAGTACGACACCTATGGCGTGCTCCTGCCCAAGCCCTCGGTCAGCGGCGAGGTCAGCGAGCGCGAGGCCGTGCCGACCCGGGAGCTGTTCGGCAGCGACAATGTGCGCCTGCAGTCCGAGTTGCAGTGGCGTCTGTCCATCCCCTTGCTGGTGTTCGTGGTCACCCTGCTGGCGGTGCCGCTGTCCCGGGTCAATCCGCGGCAGGGACGATTCCTCAAGCTGTTGCCGGCGGTGTTCCTGTATATGGCCTACCTGGCGCTGCTGATCGCTGCCCGTGGCGCCCTGGATAAAGGAAAGATTCCGCAGTCGCTGGGGCTGTGGTGGGTGCATGGGGTATTCGTGTTGATAGGTCTGCTGTTGCTCTATTGGGAGCCGTTGCGCTTGAAGTGGGCGAGTCGCCGTGCTGTGCGGGAGGTGGCCAGTGGCTAA
- the nhaD gene encoding sodium:proton antiporter NhaD gives MYALMALIFVLGYLCIALEHPLKIDKAASAILTAVLCWTLLVLGADAILPLIGHGTSGAADNGQHVVEELRHHLGEISEILFFLMGAMTIVELIDAHEGFKVITDRIRTNKRVTLLWMVALITFFLSAALDNLTTTIVMVSLLRKLVAEQKERWFYAGIVVIAANAGGAWSPIGDVTTTMLWIGNQITASGIVVKLIVPSLVCLLVPLLILTFTMKGEIHRPQLTVLEEERRDPTTPFERNLVFILGIAALVFVPIFKTVTHLPPYMGILLGLGVLWVVTEVIHRGKNDEDKHPLSVVGVLRRIDTTSVLFFLGILLAVSSLASAGHLTQVALLLREGFGDIYAINIAIGLLSAVVDNVPLVAGAMKMYPLISPAELAVATSEAGWLSNFQVDGTFWEMLAYCAGTGGSCLIIGSAAGVAAMGMEKINFVWYLKKISWLAFIGYMAGAATYIGIVSLG, from the coding sequence ATGTATGCGTTAATGGCGTTGATTTTCGTCCTCGGTTACCTCTGTATCGCCCTCGAACACCCGCTGAAGATCGACAAGGCCGCCTCGGCCATCCTCACCGCGGTGCTCTGCTGGACGCTTCTGGTGCTCGGCGCCGATGCCATCCTGCCGCTGATCGGCCACGGCACCTCGGGGGCGGCGGACAACGGCCAGCACGTGGTCGAGGAACTGCGCCACCATCTCGGCGAAATCTCCGAGATCCTGTTCTTCCTCATGGGCGCCATGACCATAGTCGAGCTGATCGACGCCCACGAGGGCTTCAAGGTCATCACCGACCGCATCCGCACCAACAAGCGCGTGACCCTGCTGTGGATGGTGGCGCTGATCACCTTCTTCCTCTCCGCCGCCCTGGACAACCTGACCACCACCATCGTCATGGTCTCGCTGCTGCGCAAGCTGGTGGCCGAGCAGAAGGAACGCTGGTTCTACGCCGGCATCGTGGTGATCGCCGCCAACGCCGGCGGAGCCTGGTCGCCGATCGGTGACGTCACCACCACCATGCTGTGGATCGGCAACCAGATCACCGCCAGCGGCATCGTGGTCAAGCTGATCGTGCCGAGCCTGGTGTGCCTGCTGGTGCCGCTGCTGATCCTCACCTTCACCATGAAGGGCGAGATCCACCGCCCGCAGCTGACGGTACTGGAGGAAGAACGCCGCGACCCGACCACCCCGTTCGAGCGCAACCTGGTGTTCATCCTCGGCATCGCCGCCCTGGTGTTCGTGCCGATCTTCAAGACCGTCACCCACCTGCCGCCCTACATGGGCATCCTCCTCGGCCTGGGCGTGCTCTGGGTTGTCACCGAGGTGATCCACCGCGGCAAGAACGACGAGGACAAGCACCCGCTCTCGGTGGTCGGCGTGTTGCGCCGCATCGACACCACCAGCGTGCTGTTCTTCCTCGGCATCCTGCTGGCGGTCTCCAGCCTGGCCAGCGCCGGCCACCTGACCCAGGTCGCGCTGCTGCTGCGCGAAGGCTTCGGCGACATCTACGCGATCAACATCGCCATCGGCCTGCTCTCGGCGGTGGTGGACAACGTGCCACTGGTGGCCGGCGCCATGAAGATGTACCCACTGATCAGCCCCGCGGAACTGGCCGTCGCCACCAGCGAAGCCGGATGGCTGAGCAACTTCCAGGTCGATGGCACCTTCTGGGAAATGCTCGCCTACTGCGCCGGCACCGGCGGCAGCTGCCTGATCATCGGCTCGGCCGCCGGCGTGGCGGCCATGGGCATGGAAAAGATCAACTTCGTCTGGTACCTGAAGAAGATCAGCTGGCTGGCCTTCATCGGCTACATGGCCGGCGCAGCCACCTATATCGGCATCGTCAGCCTGGGCTGA